In Microbacterium enclense, the DNA window TCCCCCGAGGTCGACGTGCACGCCGTCGACGCGGGCGGAGTGCACACGCCCGCCCACACGGCTCGCCGCCTCGAGCACGCGGACCGACAGACCGTATTGACGCATGCGACGCGCCGCGGTGAGGCCCGACAGCCCGGCGCCGACGACGACGACATCGACCGGGGGATCGGGCTCGAGCGGGGACGCGGTCATAGGCTTGCTCCGTTTCTGATGCGATGCCGACCGGTCGGGTCGGCGAGGAGGACTCGGTGAGCGAGACGACGAACAGGTCGATGCGCGCAAGGGGTCGTGCGCGGCGCGAACTGCTGCTGGAGGCGACACTCGCGATCATCGCCGAGCGCGGGATCTCGGGAGTGACCCACCGTTCCGTGGCCGCGGCAGCCGGGGTGCCGCACTCCTCCACGACCTACTTCTTCGCCTCGCTCGACGACATGATCGGCGAAGCCGTCGCCCACGCCATGGCGGCGGAGTTCGAGCGCCTGCAGCAGTTCCGTGCGCTCCTCGAGAACGGGGAGAACCGTCCCGGCGCCGCGATCGACGAGTTCGTCGAGATCGTCCGTCAGCAGTCGGCGGACCACACGGTCGCGCAGTTCGAGATCTATCTCTTCGCGTCGCGGCACCCGGCGCTGCGCGTGCACGTCGAGCGCATCCTCGACGAGACGCGCTCGCTCGCTGCGGCGGTGCTGCGCACCAACGGCGTGACCGATCCGCACGCCGCCGCGGCGGTCGTCGCCGTGATCGACGGCTTCGCTCTTCATCGCATCGCTCGTTCCGAGGTCGTTCAGTACCAGTCTCTGGCGCACGCGCTGCGCGCCGTGCTCGTCGGCTTCGTGACCCTCGCCGCCACATCGGCGCTCGAGAGACCGCCCGCCTAGTCGGCACAAATGTACAGGTAAATACCCAGGTGTCACCTCGAAGCCGATGAAGTTCACGACTTCGTCACACAAAACTGTACTTCTGTGCAATAAAGTGACCCGATAGTCGACACGACGCCGTGTTCGACAGAAGGGTTCACCCGCGATGATCCGCCCCCGCTTTTCCGACCGCCTCCTGCGCGTCGGCGCTCGAGCCCTCGGCTCTCTCCCCCCGGCCGTTCTCCGCGCCGCGGCCGGTGCCCCCGTCACGATCGACGGCAACGCGCTGCACCCGGCCGTCCAGACCTCGTTGAAGGTCATGAACAGCTCCCCGGGAGCTCGTTTCGAAGAGCTGCCGCTCCCCGACGCACGCGCCCACATCGAACGCGAAGCCTGGACGTTCGCCAGCGGCACGCGACTCGCGCAGCGCGAAGACATCTCGATCCCCACCCGCGACGGCGCCGTGAGGGGCCGGGTCTATCGCGCGCGCCTCGACCGCCCCGCCCGTGGCACCGTCGTGTACTTCCACGGCGGCGGATGGGTGCTGGGCTCGATCGACAGCGGGGACGCCGTCTGCCGGACGCTCGCAGTGACGACGGGAATGACGGTGGTCTCGGTCGACTACCGTCTCGCTCCGGAGTTCCCGTTCCCGCGCGGTATGAACGACGCGGTCGACGCGTTCCGGTGGACGCGCGACAACGCCGCACGCTGGGGCGGAACTCCCGGCACCGTCGGGGTCGGCGGAGAGAGCGCCGGAGGAAACCTCGCCGCGATCATCTCGAACGTCGCGCGTGACGACGATGCGGGAGCACCCGCGTTCCAGATCCTCTTCTGCCCCGTGACCGACCTCTCACGGAAGCGGCGCTCGTACGCCCTCTTCCGCGACGGGTTCTTCCTGACCGAGACGCAGATGGACTGGTACGCCGCGCACTACCTCAGCGGGGGAGGCAGCGCCGATGATCCCCTCGTCTCGCCGATCCTCACCGATGACCTCGCCGGCGTCGCTCCCGCCTACGTCGCCGTCTCGGGCTTCGACGTCCTGCGCGACGAGGGCGTCGATTACGCCGCGCGCCTCGAGGCGGCCGGAGTGCCGACGACGCTGGTCACCCACACCGGGCAGATCCATGGCTTCTTCAACGCCTGCGGCGCCCTCCGTGACGCCCGCGAAGCCGTCGCCGAAGCGGGACGCTGGGCCCAGTCGACCCTGGCCCCCACACGCGCGGGCGACCACCGGTGAACGCCGAGACGCAGCCGCCGATGCTCACGGCCTATGCCGAGCCGACCCGACCGGTGCGGGCCGGCTGGATCGCGGCCTTCGCGGGGGTGTGGCTGGGCCTGTGGATGGCGCAGCTCGTCCCGGTACAGGTGCTGCTCCCCCTTCAGATCGCCGCGCAGCACACGTCGGAGCAGTGGCTGAGCTCACTCGTCGCGTACGGGCTCGTCAGCGCGGTCGCGGGAGCGTTCGTCGTCGTGGCGTATCCGATCGTCGGCGCGCTCAGCGACCGCACCCGGTCGCGGTTCGGGCGCCGTCGCCCCTGGATCCTCGGCGGCGTGCTCGTGGTGGGTGCGGGGCTCGGCCTCCTCGGCCTCCAGACCGAGACACTCGGCACCGTCGTGCTGTGGACCGTGACGATGATCGGATTCTGCATGGCCTCGGCCGCGCTCACGGCGGTGATGGCCGACCGCGTGCCCGAGAATCAACGCGGGCTCGTCTCCGGGTGGATCTCGGCGCCGAACGCCCTCGGCATCCTGCTCGGGATGGTGCTGGTGACGGCGGTGTTCACGACGACCGCGTCGGGCTATCTGTCGCTGGCGGTCTGCGCCGTGGTCCTCGCGGTGCCGTTCCTGCTGCGACTGCACGATGTCCCGCTGACCGACGCGGAGGCCGCGCGACTCGGACCGCTGACGCTCCGCGGCATCGTGTCATCGATCTGGGTCGACCCGCGTCGGCACCCCGACTTCGCGTGGACCGTCGCCAGCCGCGTGCTCATCAACCTCGGCAACGCGATCGCCACGACGATGCTGCTGTACTTCTTCACGTTCGCGCTGCGCGTGGCCGACCCGACCGGGTTCCTGGTGTTCACCACCGTCATCTACATGGTCGTCACGATCGTGGCATCCGTGGCCCTCGGAAAGCTCAGCGACGTCGTGGGGCGTCGACGGGTCTTCGTCCTCGCGTCCGGGGCGGCACAGGCGGTGGCGGCGCTTCTCCTCGCCGTGGCGCCCGCCGAGGCGACAGCGGTCGTGGGGGCCGTGCTGCTGGGTCTCGGTCAGGGGTGCTTCTTCGCCGTCGACCAGGCCCTGGCGACCCAGGTGCTCCCCTCGGCCGAGACACGGGGGAAGGACGTCGGGATCATGAACATCGCCCTCGCCGGCCCCCAGGCCTTCGGGCCGCTGCTCGGCGCCGGTGCCGTCGTCCTCTTCGGCGGGTTCGCGGGACTGTTCCTCGCGAGCGGGGTCGCGGGGCTCCTGGGCTCGATCCTCATCATGCGCGTGCGCTCGGTGCGGTGACGGGCTTTCCGGCGAGGCCTCTCCGCCTCACCCGTACAGCAGGCGGATGATCCGGTCGACGAGCCGGTCGGTCTTCGCGGTGCGCCTCATGGTCGTGAGCGTCAACAGGCGGAAACGCTGGCGTGTGAGCGCCTTCGCGGACGCGAACTCACGGAGGCCGTCGGCCCCGTGGATCCGCCCGAAGCCGGAATCGCCCACCCCGCCGAACGGCAGCGCGGGCACGGCCGCGAACGAGATCACGGAGTTGATCGCGATCATCCCGCCGCGCAGACGCAGGGCCAACTCGGTGCCGCGCCTCTTCGAGAACACCGCGCCCGACAGGCCGTAGCGCACGGCATTGGCCTTCTCGACGGCTTCGTCCATGGAGGCCACGCGGTTGACCACGAGCGTGGGACCGAACGTCTCCTCGCGCACCGCCCGCGACCGCTCGTCGACACCCGTCAGCAGCACGGGCGGGATCGTCGTGCCCGCGCCGGGGGCGCTCCCCACGCGCAGCGTGCCGCCGTGATCGAGCGCGTCGGCCACGTGCGCGCGCACGACATCCGCTTGGCGCGGCATCGTGAGCGGCCCCACGCGTGCCTCGGCGTCCGTCCCGGCGCGCAGCTCGCGGGTGCGCTCGGCGACGGCATCGACGAAGCGGTCGTAGATCTTCTCGTGCGCGTAGACGCGCTCGATGCCGATGCACGTCTGCCCCGCGTTCGAGTAGGCACCCCACACCGCCGCCTCGGCCGCCGCGGAGAGGTCGGCATCCTCGTCCACGAGCAGGGCGTCCTTGCCGCCCGCCTCGATCACGACCGGGGTGAGGGTCTCGGCACACGCCGCCATGACGGCCTTTCCCGTCGCGGTCGAACCGGTGAAGGCGATCTTGTCGACCCCCGCTCGGCACAGGGCGGCGCCGGTGTCGCCGAGGCCGGTGACCACGGTGAACGCGTCGGCGGGTCCACCGGCCCGGACGAACGCGGATCGCAGCCACGAGCCG includes these proteins:
- a CDS encoding aldehyde dehydrogenase family protein, with protein sequence MNAATAATSFDSLSPLDGRVVGRFAIHDADGVGAAVARARRASRGWVALGFDGRRRVLRAWRRDIVAHLDDLIALVRAETGKPTGDARLEIMLALDHLAWAASNARRTLRRRRVASGILMVNQASSVGYVPYGVVGVIGPWNYPVFTPMGSLAYALAAGNTVVFKPSEYTPGVGSWLRSAFVRAGGPADAFTVVTGLGDTGAALCRAGVDKIAFTGSTATGKAVMAACAETLTPVVIEAGGKDALLVDEDADLSAAAEAAVWGAYSNAGQTCIGIERVYAHEKIYDRFVDAVAERTRELRAGTDAEARVGPLTMPRQADVVRAHVADALDHGGTLRVGSAPGAGTTIPPVLLTGVDERSRAVREETFGPTLVVNRVASMDEAVEKANAVRYGLSGAVFSKRRGTELALRLRGGMIAINSVISFAAVPALPFGGVGDSGFGRIHGADGLREFASAKALTRQRFRLLTLTTMRRTAKTDRLVDRIIRLLYG
- a CDS encoding MFS transporter; translated protein: MNAETQPPMLTAYAEPTRPVRAGWIAAFAGVWLGLWMAQLVPVQVLLPLQIAAQHTSEQWLSSLVAYGLVSAVAGAFVVVAYPIVGALSDRTRSRFGRRRPWILGGVLVVGAGLGLLGLQTETLGTVVLWTVTMIGFCMASAALTAVMADRVPENQRGLVSGWISAPNALGILLGMVLVTAVFTTTASGYLSLAVCAVVLAVPFLLRLHDVPLTDAEAARLGPLTLRGIVSSIWVDPRRHPDFAWTVASRVLINLGNAIATTMLLYFFTFALRVADPTGFLVFTTVIYMVVTIVASVALGKLSDVVGRRRVFVLASGAAQAVAALLLAVAPAEATAVVGAVLLGLGQGCFFAVDQALATQVLPSAETRGKDVGIMNIALAGPQAFGPLLGAGAVVLFGGFAGLFLASGVAGLLGSILIMRVRSVR
- a CDS encoding alpha/beta hydrolase — encoded protein: MIRPRFSDRLLRVGARALGSLPPAVLRAAAGAPVTIDGNALHPAVQTSLKVMNSSPGARFEELPLPDARAHIEREAWTFASGTRLAQREDISIPTRDGAVRGRVYRARLDRPARGTVVYFHGGGWVLGSIDSGDAVCRTLAVTTGMTVVSVDYRLAPEFPFPRGMNDAVDAFRWTRDNAARWGGTPGTVGVGGESAGGNLAAIISNVARDDDAGAPAFQILFCPVTDLSRKRRSYALFRDGFFLTETQMDWYAAHYLSGGGSADDPLVSPILTDDLAGVAPAYVAVSGFDVLRDEGVDYAARLEAAGVPTTLVTHTGQIHGFFNACGALRDAREAVAEAGRWAQSTLAPTRAGDHR
- a CDS encoding TetR family transcriptional regulator encodes the protein MSETTNRSMRARGRARRELLLEATLAIIAERGISGVTHRSVAAAAGVPHSSTTYFFASLDDMIGEAVAHAMAAEFERLQQFRALLENGENRPGAAIDEFVEIVRQQSADHTVAQFEIYLFASRHPALRVHVERILDETRSLAAAVLRTNGVTDPHAAAAVVAVIDGFALHRIARSEVVQYQSLAHALRAVLVGFVTLAATSALERPPA